The genomic window CGGCCCTGGCCGATCCGGTGGTGGCGGTTCGGTTGCCGGGCGCGCCGGAGCGGCTGCCGGGTGTGGCGGTCCGGCTGCTCGACGGCGGCGAGCGGATGCTCACCGTCGCCGAGCTGGAGACGCTGGGGATCTGGCGGGTGCGGACGATCTCGCCCTGGGAGGAGGGAGAGATCGTGGTGGAAGGCCCGCTGCTGCGCGACGTGCTGGCCCATGTCGGGCTGGAGCGGGCAAACAGCATCCTGGTGCGGTCGATGGACGGCTTTGCCCAGCAGATCCCCCGCGCGGACTGGGACCGGTTCCCGGTGATCCTGGCGACGCGCGTCGACGGCCGGCCGCTCGGCCGTCGCCACAAGGGACCGACCCGGATCGTCTACCCGCTGCTGCAGCATCCGGAACTGGCGTCGCCCGACCACGCCGCCCGTTGGGTCTGGCTGATCG from Geminicoccus roseus DSM 18922 includes these protein-coding regions:
- a CDS encoding molybdopterin-dependent oxidoreductase produces the protein MSLLLEAGIEAMAGRARRSIWRRRSFLGLALALGTIPAALADPVVAVRLPGAPERLPGVAVRLLDGGERMLTVAELETLGIWRVRTISPWEEGEIVVEGPLLRDVLAHVGLERANSILVRSMDGFAQQIPRADWDRFPVILATRVDGRPLGRRHKGPTRIVYPLLQHPELASPDHAARWVWLIASIEGAD